In Aliidongia dinghuensis, the genomic stretch TGCAGCCGAGCTTCCTCGCCAGCGCGTCGTCCGCCACCACCTCGTCGATCGACTGGACGTCGCGCACCGTCTCGAAACCGAACTGCTGGATCGCTTCGATCGACGAGAGCGCTTGGGTGAACTCGCCGCGCCCTGCCCCCGGGCGCGTCGCCTCGACTCGCGTGCCGGCGCTCTTCTTGCGGCTCACCAGACCCGACGCCTGCAGCTCCCGCATGGCGGCCCGAATGGTCGAGCGGCTGACGCCGAATTCCGCGGCGAGCTCCAGTTCATTGGGCAGCACCGAGCCCACGGGGTAGCGCCCCTTGCCGATCGCCTCGCTCAAGGCCCTGGCAACAATCGCGTATCTCGTTTCCAACGGCTCCCCCTCGCGCCCCACCCCATCAAAACCGCGTCCCGGGCCACACCGTCAAGCATGCTTGACTCTCCATTATGTTCGTACATAATTTATGTTCGAACATAATGGAGATAGGAAAACGGACATGACCGGCAGCACAGTTTTCGATTCCGCGCTGTTCCGCGACATGTTCGGGACGCCCGAGATGCGGGCCGTCTTCACGGACGAAGCGCTGGTCTCGCGCTATCTCGAGGCCGAGGCGGCGCTCGCTCGCGCGCAAGCCCGGGCGGGCATCGTGCCGCACGAGGCGGCGGCCGCGATCGACGCCGCCTCGCGGTCCGTCGTCATCGACTACGAGAAGCTGCGCCACGAAACGGAAATCGTGGGATATCCGATCCTGCCGCTCGTCCATCAGCTGGCCGCCGCCGCGGGTGAAGCCGGCCGCTACGTCCATTGGGGTGCCACGACCCAGGACATCATGGACACGGCCAACGTGCTCCAGATCCGGGACGCTCTCGGCATCGTCGACCGTGACCTGAAAGAGGTCCGCACGATCCTCGCCGACATGGCGCGGAAGCATCGCGACACGCCGATGGCCGGCCGGACCCATCTGCAGCAAGCGCTGCCCATCACGTTCGGCTACAAGGCAGCCGTGTGGCTCGCCTCGATCGATCGCCACATCGAGCGCGTCGCCGAGGCACTGCCGCGTGTGCTGGTCGGCGAGTTTTCGGGCGCAGCCGGTACGCTTGCCTCCCTCGGCGAGGGCGGCCTCGATGTCCAAAAGCTGTTTTGCGACGAGCTCGGCCTCGCTCAGCCGCCGATCACCTGGCACGTGGCCCGCGACGGCATTGCGGAGGCGGTGACGCTGCTCGGCCTCATTACCGGCACGCTCGGCAAGATCGCAACCGACGTCATGCTGATGTCGGCGACCGAGTTCGGCGAAGTCTCCGAACCCTTCGTGCCCGGCCGCGGCGCTTCCTCGACGATGCCGCAGAAGCGCAATCCGATCTCGAGCGAGTTGATGCTCGCGGCCGCAAAGGCCGTGCGCCAGCACGTCGCGACCATGCTCGACGGCATGATCCACGACTTCGAGCGGGCGACCGGCCCCTGGCATCTCGAATGGGTGGCACTGCCGGAGAGTTTCCTGCTCACGGCATCAGCCCTTGCCAACGCGAAGTTCATGCTCGCCGGCCTGGTGGTCCATGAGGACCGCATGCGCGCCAATCTCGGCCTGACCCACGGCCTGATCGTGGCTGAGGCCGTCATGATGGCCGCCGCCCCCAGGCTCGGCCGCCAGCATGCCCACGACGTCGTGTACGACGCCTGCCGCAAGGCGATCGAAAGCGGCGGCACCCTCGCGGCAATCCTGGCCGACGTGCCGGAGGTCGTGGACGCGCTGGGCGGTGTAGACGTCGTCCGCCGTCGCTGCGACCCCGCCAACTACCTGGGCCTCTGCGGCGAGATGATCGACCGCGTTCTCGGCCACCCGCCGACCGGGGCGCGCTGAGCGCTGCCCAACCTTCATCTACGCGTGAGCACGGACTGCCGAGGCGCCGCAAGAGCACCGCCCGTGCGCGAACCAAACATTGCTGGGGAGGAAGACATGGCCATGGCCACAACGGAAAGCCGCGCGCCCGCTGCCGGCGAAGACACGTCACCCAAGGCATCGATCTGGCGCAACCTCGGCTTTCAGGTCGCCGTCAGCATGGTGCTGGGCGTCGGCATCGGGTTGATCTGGCCCGAGTTCGCGACGTCACTCAAGGTCCTGGGCGACATCTTTCTGCGCCTGATCAAGACAGCAGTCGCCCCGCTGGTTTTCCTCACCGTCGTGGTCGGCATTACTGCGGCGGGCGATGTCAAACGGGTTGGCAAGGTCGGCCTGATCGCCATCGTCTATTTCGAGATCGTGTCGACGATGGCACTCGCCCTTGGCCTGGTGTTCGGCAACCTGCTGGGCATCGGCCGGAACCTCGGCCGGCTTGCCGCCTCCGACGGTGCCGCCAAGGGTGCCGCTGCGGCCGTGCAGGCGGCCAAAAGCTCCCACACGACGTTCGA encodes the following:
- the pcaB gene encoding 3-carboxy-cis,cis-muconate cycloisomerase, giving the protein MTGSTVFDSALFRDMFGTPEMRAVFTDEALVSRYLEAEAALARAQARAGIVPHEAAAAIDAASRSVVIDYEKLRHETEIVGYPILPLVHQLAAAAGEAGRYVHWGATTQDIMDTANVLQIRDALGIVDRDLKEVRTILADMARKHRDTPMAGRTHLQQALPITFGYKAAVWLASIDRHIERVAEALPRVLVGEFSGAAGTLASLGEGGLDVQKLFCDELGLAQPPITWHVARDGIAEAVTLLGLITGTLGKIATDVMLMSATEFGEVSEPFVPGRGASSTMPQKRNPISSELMLAAAKAVRQHVATMLDGMIHDFERATGPWHLEWVALPESFLLTASALANAKFMLAGLVVHEDRMRANLGLTHGLIVAEAVMMAAAPRLGRQHAHDVVYDACRKAIESGGTLAAILADVPEVVDALGGVDVVRRRCDPANYLGLCGEMIDRVLGHPPTGAR